Within the Marixanthomonas sp. SCSIO 43207 genome, the region CCTATTTCTAGTACTTTATCACCTTTTTTTACATTCAACAATTCGGTTTGCCGTGCTACTGTATAAGGTTGTGAAATGGTTTGATCTGCAGCAATAGGAAACGCTTTATCAACATACGCATGCTCTGTAAAGCTAGAATCCATAAACAAATGTCGAGGTATAGCGTTAATAGCATCCAATACTTGTAAGTTTTGAATTCCTTTTGCTTTTAACGTTTCAACCAAACGTTTTCTCATGCCTTTATGTGTAAACGTATCTTTCACGATGGTACTTTTAAGCTACAAAATAAACAAACTTTTCAATGACCAATAGACAAAAACCAATAATAAATCAGTATTTATTTTTCTTCTGAAAAAAGAAACAGAAAGTCAATAGTTTATGAAATGGTAAATATTTAATCACCTTCGTAATTTACTATGAAAACCGTTACCTTTGCGTAAAACAGAAACCGATGCTAAAAGCCGGAGTGTTAGGTGCAGGACACCTTGGAAAAATTCACTTAAAATTACTGAAGCAATCTACCAAATATGACTTGGTAGGATTTTATGATAAAAGTCCAGAAGCTTCAGAAAAAGTAGAAAAAGAATTTGGGTATAAAAGGTTCTCCTCGATGGAAGCTTTAATTGAAGCCTGTGATATGGTAGATGTAGTAACCCCTACATTGTATCATTTTGATGCTGCAAAACAAGTTATTGAAGCAGGTAAACATCTATTTATAGAAAAACCTATAACACACACAGTTCCGGAAGCAGAAGCGCTACTAGAACTAGCAAAAATTCATAAGGTAAAAGGGCAAGTAGGTCACGTAGAACGTTTTAACCCTGCGTTTATGGCAGTAAACCATAAGATTAAAAGCCCTATGTTTATTGAATCTCACCGCTTGGCAGAGTTTAATCCTCGCGGAACAGATGTTTCGGTAGTGTTAGACCTAATGATTCATGATATTGATGCTATTTTAAGTGTAGTTAATTCAAAAGTAGTAGATATTCACGCCAGTGGTGTTTCTGTAATTAGTGATACACCAGATATTGCCAACGCACGTCTTGAGTTTGAAAACGGTTGCGTAGCCAATCTTACAGCAAGCAGAATTTCTATGAAAAAAATGCGTAAAGCTAGGTTTTTTCAGCGTGATGCCTATATTTCAGTAGATTTCTTAGAGAAGAAATGTGAAGTAGTAAAAATGAAAGACGCACCAAAAACACCCGATGATTTTGCTATGATATTAACCAATGCCGAAGGTGTTAAAAAACAAATTTACTTTGACAACCCTAAGGTAGATAATAACAACGCTATTTTGGATGAATTGGAAACGTTTGCCGATGCCATTAACAATAATACAAAACCGGTAGTAAGTCTTGAACAAGGTACCGAAGCATTACGCGTAGCAATGCAGATAATTACAAATTTTAAAAAATTATAAAATGAAAAATATTGCAGTAATTGGAGCAGGAACTATGGGAAATGGAATTGCCCACACATTTGCTCAAAATGATTATAAAGTAAAACTTATTGACATCTCTCAAGAGTCTCTAGATAAAGGTATGGCGACCATTACCAAAAACTTGGATAGAATGGTTGCAAAAGAAAAAATTTCAGAAGAAAATAAAAAAAACACCCTTGCCAATATTACTACATTCACAAACTTGGAAGAAGGTG harbors:
- a CDS encoding Gfo/Idh/MocA family protein, translated to MLKAGVLGAGHLGKIHLKLLKQSTKYDLVGFYDKSPEASEKVEKEFGYKRFSSMEALIEACDMVDVVTPTLYHFDAAKQVIEAGKHLFIEKPITHTVPEAEALLELAKIHKVKGQVGHVERFNPAFMAVNHKIKSPMFIESHRLAEFNPRGTDVSVVLDLMIHDIDAILSVVNSKVVDIHASGVSVISDTPDIANARLEFENGCVANLTASRISMKKMRKARFFQRDAYISVDFLEKKCEVVKMKDAPKTPDDFAMILTNAEGVKKQIYFDNPKVDNNNAILDELETFADAINNNTKPVVSLEQGTEALRVAMQIITNFKKL